One Solea solea chromosome 5, fSolSol10.1, whole genome shotgun sequence genomic window carries:
- the zgc:123258 gene encoding signal peptide peptidase-like 2A isoform X1, which produces METALKLATLCVSLMVTRIHCQEAVLHISNGITDREYCIVHNHSWTKLSETLDAAPQLSLVNMISTMLCNGDGVSPDLVKGKALVVMRGDCDFSRKAQVAQNLGALGLLIASNKTMITPSANNSEYKKVHIPLALMRYRDFLDAQQVFGEDMQVKLYAPPRATIDPSIAVILLIAIVTVVLGGFWSGACERERLSSGEGHGGSGENKKDSGELFLYSPLKIVIFVAMMCGMLLLMYFFYNVLVYAIIVIFCLASASALFSCFDAVLEKLGCATGSFSIRNWNFSVRSLILAALCITIAVVWGVYRNEDSWIWILQDLLGIAFCLNFMKTISLSNFKICVILLSLLLVYDVFFVFITPFFTKNGVSIMVQVALGPDATGEKTQGNLVEVPAEPQTPSEKLPVVMRVPRFSAENLCGMQFSILGYGDIIVPGLLVAYCSRFDVWINSSKKVYFVSCCIAYLLGMILTFAVMLLSGMGQPALLYLVPFTLITSAVVAACRREMKQFWAGTTYEVLDSSREPLLSEGRTDGSVGGERC; this is translated from the exons ATGGAAACAGCTCTGAAACTCGCcactttgtgtgtctctctcatgGTGACACGG ATACACTGCCAAGAAGCAGTTCTCCACATTTCAAACGGAATTACAGATAGGGAATATTGCATCGTTCACAACCACTCCTGGACCAAGCTGTCAGAAACCCTTGATGCAGCA CCACAGTTGTCGCTGGTGAACATGATCTCCACTATGTTGTGTAATGGCGATGGGGTCAGTCCAGATCTGGTGAAGGGCAAAGCACTGGTGGTGATGAGGGGGGACTGTGATTTCAGCAGGAAAGCACAGGTTGCTCAGAACCTCGGAGCTCTGGGTTTGCTAATAGCTAGCAACAAAACAATG ataacTCCTTCAGCTAATAACTCAGAATATAAAAAGGTCCATATTCCTCTGGCTCTCATGAGGTACAGGGATTTCCTGGATGCACAGCAG GTTTTTGGAGAAGATATGCAAGTAAAGCTGTATGCTCCGCCTCGTGCAACCATTGATCCAAGCATAGCAGTCATCCTGCTGATCGCCATTGTCACAGTTGTGCTGGGTGGTTTCTGGAGTGGGGCATGTGAGAG AGAGCGTCTGAGCAGTGGTGAAGGACATGGAGGAAGTGGAGAGAATAAAAAAGACAGTGGGGAGCTCTTCTTGTACTCTCCTCTCAAAATTGTTATCTTTGTGGCCATGATGTGTGGAATGCTGCTGCTCATGTACTTCTTCTACAATGTCCTTG TTTATGCGATCATTGTAATATTCTGCCTGGCCTCTGCCTCTGCACTGTTCAGCTGTTTTGATGCAGTGTTGGAAAAACTTGGCTGTGCCACTGGGAG cttttCTATCCGAAATTGGAACTTCTCAGTGAGGTCTCTCATACTGGCTGCCCTGTGCATTACCATTGCTGTGGTCTGGGGCGTCTACAGAAATGAAGACAG TTGGATCTGGATCTTGCAGGACCTTCTCGGCATTGCTTTCTGCCTCAACTTCATGAAGACAATTTCTTTGTCCAATTTCAAG ATCTGTGTGATCCTGCTGAGCCTTTTGCTTGTGTATGACGTCTTTTTCGTTTTCATTACTCCTTTCTTCACCAAG AATGGGGTTAGCATCATGGTGCAGGTTGCCCTTGGTCCTGATGCAACTGGGGAGAAA ACACAAGGTAACCTGGTGGAAGTCCCTGCTGAGCCCCAGACTCCCTCTGAGAAA cTGCCAGTGGTGATGCGTGTTCCACGGTTCTCAGCAGAGAACTTGTGTGGGATGCAGTTCTCCATCCTGGGTTATGGCGATATCATTGTTCCAG GTCTTCTCGTGGCCTACTGCAGCCGCTTTGATGTTTGGATCAACAGCAGCAAGAAGGTCTACTTTGTCAGCTGCTGCATAG CATATCTGCTGGGAATGATCCTGACATTCGCTGTGATGCTGCTGTCAGGAATGGGTCAGCCCGCTCTTCTTTACCTGGTGCCTTTCACCCTCATAACCTCCGCTGTGGTGGCTGCGTGTCGGAGAGAGATGAAGCAGTTCTGGGCAGGAACCACTTATGAG GTTTTGGACTCATCCAGGGAACCGTTGTTGTCAG AGGGAAGAACTGATGGCTCCGTAGGAGGAGAAAGGTGCTGA
- the zgc:123258 gene encoding signal peptide peptidase-like 2A isoform X2 gives METALKLATLCVSLMVTRIHCQEAVLHISNGITDREYCIVHNHSWTKLSETLDAAPQLSLVNMISTMLCNGDGVSPDLVKGKALVVMRGDCDFSRKAQVAQNLGALGLLIASNKTMITPSANNSEYKKVHIPLALMRYRDFLDAQQVFGEDMQVKLYAPPRATIDPSIAVILLIAIVTVVLGGFWSGACERERLSSGEGHGGSGENKKDSGELFLYSPLKIVIFVAMMCGMLLLMYFFYNVLVYAIIVIFCLASASALFSCFDAVLEKLGCATGSFSIRNWNFSVRSLILAALCITIAVVWGVYRNEDSWIWILQDLLGIAFCLNFMKTISLSNFKICVILLSLLLVYDVFFVFITPFFTKNGVSIMVQVALGPDATGEKTQGNLVEVPAEPQTPSEKLPVVMRVPRFSAENLCGMQFSILGYGDIIVPGLLVAYCSRFDVWINSSKKVYFVSCCIAYLLGMILTFAVMLLSGMGQPALLYLVPFTLITSAVVAACRREMKQFWAGTTYEREELMAP, from the exons ATGGAAACAGCTCTGAAACTCGCcactttgtgtgtctctctcatgGTGACACGG ATACACTGCCAAGAAGCAGTTCTCCACATTTCAAACGGAATTACAGATAGGGAATATTGCATCGTTCACAACCACTCCTGGACCAAGCTGTCAGAAACCCTTGATGCAGCA CCACAGTTGTCGCTGGTGAACATGATCTCCACTATGTTGTGTAATGGCGATGGGGTCAGTCCAGATCTGGTGAAGGGCAAAGCACTGGTGGTGATGAGGGGGGACTGTGATTTCAGCAGGAAAGCACAGGTTGCTCAGAACCTCGGAGCTCTGGGTTTGCTAATAGCTAGCAACAAAACAATG ataacTCCTTCAGCTAATAACTCAGAATATAAAAAGGTCCATATTCCTCTGGCTCTCATGAGGTACAGGGATTTCCTGGATGCACAGCAG GTTTTTGGAGAAGATATGCAAGTAAAGCTGTATGCTCCGCCTCGTGCAACCATTGATCCAAGCATAGCAGTCATCCTGCTGATCGCCATTGTCACAGTTGTGCTGGGTGGTTTCTGGAGTGGGGCATGTGAGAG AGAGCGTCTGAGCAGTGGTGAAGGACATGGAGGAAGTGGAGAGAATAAAAAAGACAGTGGGGAGCTCTTCTTGTACTCTCCTCTCAAAATTGTTATCTTTGTGGCCATGATGTGTGGAATGCTGCTGCTCATGTACTTCTTCTACAATGTCCTTG TTTATGCGATCATTGTAATATTCTGCCTGGCCTCTGCCTCTGCACTGTTCAGCTGTTTTGATGCAGTGTTGGAAAAACTTGGCTGTGCCACTGGGAG cttttCTATCCGAAATTGGAACTTCTCAGTGAGGTCTCTCATACTGGCTGCCCTGTGCATTACCATTGCTGTGGTCTGGGGCGTCTACAGAAATGAAGACAG TTGGATCTGGATCTTGCAGGACCTTCTCGGCATTGCTTTCTGCCTCAACTTCATGAAGACAATTTCTTTGTCCAATTTCAAG ATCTGTGTGATCCTGCTGAGCCTTTTGCTTGTGTATGACGTCTTTTTCGTTTTCATTACTCCTTTCTTCACCAAG AATGGGGTTAGCATCATGGTGCAGGTTGCCCTTGGTCCTGATGCAACTGGGGAGAAA ACACAAGGTAACCTGGTGGAAGTCCCTGCTGAGCCCCAGACTCCCTCTGAGAAA cTGCCAGTGGTGATGCGTGTTCCACGGTTCTCAGCAGAGAACTTGTGTGGGATGCAGTTCTCCATCCTGGGTTATGGCGATATCATTGTTCCAG GTCTTCTCGTGGCCTACTGCAGCCGCTTTGATGTTTGGATCAACAGCAGCAAGAAGGTCTACTTTGTCAGCTGCTGCATAG CATATCTGCTGGGAATGATCCTGACATTCGCTGTGATGCTGCTGTCAGGAATGGGTCAGCCCGCTCTTCTTTACCTGGTGCCTTTCACCCTCATAACCTCCGCTGTGGTGGCTGCGTGTCGGAGAGAGATGAAGCAGTTCTGGGCAGGAACCACTTATGAG AGGGAAGAACTGATGGCTCCGTAG
- the zgc:123258 gene encoding signal peptide peptidase-like 2A isoform X3 has protein sequence METALKLATLCVSLMVTRIHCQEAVLHISNGITDREYCIVHNHSWTKLSETLDAAPQLSLVNMISTMLCNGDGVSPDLVKGKALVVMRGDCDFSRKAQVAQNLGALGLLIASNKTMITPSANNSEYKKVHIPLALMRYRDFLDAQQVFGEDMQVKLYAPPRATIDPSIAVILLIAIVTVVLGGFWSGACERERLSSGEGHGGSGENKKDSGELFLYSPLKIVIFVAMMCGMLLLMYFFYNVLVYAIIVIFCLASASALFSCFDAVLEKLGCATGSFSIRNWNFSVRSLILAALCITIAVVWGVYRNEDSWIWILQDLLGIAFCLNFMKTISLSNFKICVILLSLLLVYDVFFVFITPFFTKNGVSIMVQVALGPDATGEKLPVVMRVPRFSAENLCGMQFSILGYGDIIVPGLLVAYCSRFDVWINSSKKVYFVSCCIAYLLGMILTFAVMLLSGMGQPALLYLVPFTLITSAVVAACRREMKQFWAGTTYEVLDSSREPLLSEGRTDGSVGGERC, from the exons ATGGAAACAGCTCTGAAACTCGCcactttgtgtgtctctctcatgGTGACACGG ATACACTGCCAAGAAGCAGTTCTCCACATTTCAAACGGAATTACAGATAGGGAATATTGCATCGTTCACAACCACTCCTGGACCAAGCTGTCAGAAACCCTTGATGCAGCA CCACAGTTGTCGCTGGTGAACATGATCTCCACTATGTTGTGTAATGGCGATGGGGTCAGTCCAGATCTGGTGAAGGGCAAAGCACTGGTGGTGATGAGGGGGGACTGTGATTTCAGCAGGAAAGCACAGGTTGCTCAGAACCTCGGAGCTCTGGGTTTGCTAATAGCTAGCAACAAAACAATG ataacTCCTTCAGCTAATAACTCAGAATATAAAAAGGTCCATATTCCTCTGGCTCTCATGAGGTACAGGGATTTCCTGGATGCACAGCAG GTTTTTGGAGAAGATATGCAAGTAAAGCTGTATGCTCCGCCTCGTGCAACCATTGATCCAAGCATAGCAGTCATCCTGCTGATCGCCATTGTCACAGTTGTGCTGGGTGGTTTCTGGAGTGGGGCATGTGAGAG AGAGCGTCTGAGCAGTGGTGAAGGACATGGAGGAAGTGGAGAGAATAAAAAAGACAGTGGGGAGCTCTTCTTGTACTCTCCTCTCAAAATTGTTATCTTTGTGGCCATGATGTGTGGAATGCTGCTGCTCATGTACTTCTTCTACAATGTCCTTG TTTATGCGATCATTGTAATATTCTGCCTGGCCTCTGCCTCTGCACTGTTCAGCTGTTTTGATGCAGTGTTGGAAAAACTTGGCTGTGCCACTGGGAG cttttCTATCCGAAATTGGAACTTCTCAGTGAGGTCTCTCATACTGGCTGCCCTGTGCATTACCATTGCTGTGGTCTGGGGCGTCTACAGAAATGAAGACAG TTGGATCTGGATCTTGCAGGACCTTCTCGGCATTGCTTTCTGCCTCAACTTCATGAAGACAATTTCTTTGTCCAATTTCAAG ATCTGTGTGATCCTGCTGAGCCTTTTGCTTGTGTATGACGTCTTTTTCGTTTTCATTACTCCTTTCTTCACCAAG AATGGGGTTAGCATCATGGTGCAGGTTGCCCTTGGTCCTGATGCAACTGGGGAGAAA cTGCCAGTGGTGATGCGTGTTCCACGGTTCTCAGCAGAGAACTTGTGTGGGATGCAGTTCTCCATCCTGGGTTATGGCGATATCATTGTTCCAG GTCTTCTCGTGGCCTACTGCAGCCGCTTTGATGTTTGGATCAACAGCAGCAAGAAGGTCTACTTTGTCAGCTGCTGCATAG CATATCTGCTGGGAATGATCCTGACATTCGCTGTGATGCTGCTGTCAGGAATGGGTCAGCCCGCTCTTCTTTACCTGGTGCCTTTCACCCTCATAACCTCCGCTGTGGTGGCTGCGTGTCGGAGAGAGATGAAGCAGTTCTGGGCAGGAACCACTTATGAG GTTTTGGACTCATCCAGGGAACCGTTGTTGTCAG AGGGAAGAACTGATGGCTCCGTAGGAGGAGAAAGGTGCTGA